In the Mytilus galloprovincialis chromosome 10, xbMytGall1.hap1.1, whole genome shotgun sequence genome, one interval contains:
- the LOC143048170 gene encoding ufm1-specific protease 1-like: MLHRNIHLSVNPPGPHYVTVKEDYLYYHYGCDDVQDQGWGCGYRTLQTLCSWVKFQQKATRDVPTISEIQKALVEMGDKPKNFDGSREWIGSFEVSICIDFFFNVPCKIVHIRSGIELEDHLVALESHFNTFGSPIMMGGDTDNSSKCILGVCFKPKSLLILDPHCYDKNPTVDHVIGGGLIKWRMMDTFYESSFYNLCLPQLKCNNKQ; this comes from the exons ATGCTCCATCGAAATATCCACTTGTCAGTTAATCCACCTGGACCACATTATGTAACTGTTAAAGAGGATTATCTTTATTATCATTATGGTTGTGATGACGTTCAAGATCAG GGATGGGGATGCGGATATAGAACATTGCAGACATTGTGCTCCTGGGTAAAGTTTCAACAAAAAGCCACGCGGGATGTGCCGACAATCAGCGAGATCCAGAAAGCTCTAGTTGAAATGGGAGATAAACCAAAGAATTTTGATGGCTCTCGTGAATGGATCGGAAGCTTTGAAGTTTCAATATGCATTGACTTCTTTTTCAAT GTACCATGCAAAATTGTTCATATAAGATCTGGAATAGAATTGGAAGACCATTTGGTAGCACTTGAAAGCCACTTCAATACATTTGGTTCTCCTATAATGATGG GTGGAGATACAGATAACTCATCAAAATGTATACTTGGGGTCTGTTTCAAACCTAAAAGTCTTCTGATTTTA GACCCACACTGTTATGATAAAAATCCCACAGTAGATCACGTGATTGGTGGAGGTCTTATCAAGTGGAGAATGATGGACACGTTTTATGAAAgttcattttacaatttatgtttacCACAGCTTAAGTGTAATAATAAACAATGA